GGCAGCCTGGGAAACCGCGCTGCCCTTTCTCTTTGCGGCGGTAGCTGAGCCAGGCTGCGCCAGAACGTCGCGCCAGGGGGATGACGGTTCGCTTTCACGCTGCCTTGCCGCATTTCCCCTGCTATAGGGACGGCCAAACTCCCCTGCGCCAAACTCGCTGCAAAGGTTCAGCCATGTCTCCGCCAGACGATAGCCGCTATCTCCGGGGCGGCCCGGTCGCCCAGCGCATCATGGCATCCGTGCGCGAGGATGCCGCCATCGCCACCGCCGAAGGTTTTCCGCCCAAGCTGGTGTCGATCACCGTCGGCGATACCGCTGCCGTCGATGTCTATGTGCGCAACCAGCGCGCCAAGGCCGCGCTTGCCGGCATCGGTTTCGAGGAGCGGCGGTTCCCCGCCGACATCAGCGCCGGCGAACTCGAGGCGGCGATCCACGGCCTGAACGCCGACCCGCGCGTCACCGGCATCATCATCCAGCGGCCGGTGCCGGCGCATATCCCGATCAAGACGCTGCAAGCGGCGGTGCATCCACTGAAGGACGTCGAGGGCATGCATCCGGCGTCGATCGGCAATATCGTCTACAATCAGCTCGACCTCGCGCCTTGCACGGCTGCGGCCTCGGTCGAGCTGCTCAAGGAAACCGGCCTCGACCTCAAGGGGCTCGAAGTCGTCGTCGTCGGCCATTCCGAGATCGTCGGCAAGCCGATTGCCTTCCTGCTGATGAGCGAAGGAGCAACGGTGACGGTGTGCCATCACATGACGCGCTCGGTGGCGGCACATGCGCGCCGCGCCGATGCGCTGTTCGTCGCCGTCGGCAAGCCGCGGCTGATCAAGGCCGACATGGTGAAGCCCGGTGCGGCCGTCATCGACATCGGCATCAATTCCGAGATCGGCCCGGACGGCACGAGCCGCATCGTCGGCGACGTCGACACCGAGAGCGTGAAGGAAGTCGCGTCCTGGATCACGCCGGTGCCGGGCGGCGTCGGCCCGATCACTGTGGCGATCCTCTTGCGCAACACAATGGTCGCGCTCAGCCGCCAGCGCGCGCGCTACCAGGCGACGTATGGCGTGGTGGACCGGCTGGCAGCGGAATAGCTGCTTACTCGGCGGCGACCAGGTTTCCTTCGGAGACGCCCTCCGGCTTCGGACCACCATAGGCCCAGTCGAGCAGCTTGATCGTGTGCACCACCGGCAGCTTCGCGGCGGAAGCGATCTGGGTGATGCAGCCGATGTTGCCGGTGGCGACGATTTCGGCGTCGGTCGCCTCGATGTTCTTCACCTTGCGGTCACGCAACCTTGCGGAAATCTCCGGCTGCAGGATGTTGTAGGTGCCGGCGGAGCCGCAGCACAGATGCCCCTCGCGCGGTTCGCGCACGACGAAGCCCGCCTTGGACAGCAATTCCTTCGGCTGGCGGGTGATCTTCTGGCCGTGCTGCATCGAGCAGGCGGAGTGATAGGCGACGACGGTGCCGGGTTTGCGCACCGGCTCGGGCAGGTCGAGGCTTGCGAGATATTCGGTAATGTCCCTGGCCAGCGCCGAGACCCGCGCGGCCTTGTCGGCATAGGCCGGATCGAGGCGCAGCATGAAGCCGTAGTCCTTGATCGTTGTGCCGCAGCCGGACGCGGTGATGACGATGGCATCGAGCCCGCCCTGGTCGATGGCACGCGTCCACGCATCGACATTCTGCCGGGCCGAGGCAAGGGCTGCTGCCTCGCGGCCCATATGATGGACCAGCGCGCCACAGCAGGCTTCGCCCTGCGGCACCACGACCTCGACGCCAAGCCTGGTCAGCAATGCAATCGTCGTCTCGTTGATGGCGGGGTCGAGTACCGATTGGGCGCAGCCGGTGAGGATGGCGACGCGGCCTCTCTTCGTCCCCTGCCCGGCATGAATGCCGGAAGAGGCCATTGGCGAGACCGTCGGGATCGAGGCCGGTGCCAGCTTCAGCATCGCGCTGAGCGGCTTCAGGGCCGACACCTTTTCGAACAGACGAATGAATGGCTTGCCGAGTCTCGCCAATTTCAGCGCGGCGCGAAAGCGCGCGGGATAGGGCAGCACGAAGGCCAGCATGGCGCGGGTGAGCCGGTCGAGCAGCGGCCGCTTGTAAGTTTCCTCGATATGGGCGCGGGCATGGTCGACCAAGTGCATGTAATTGACGCCCGACGGGCAGGTCGTCATGCAGGCGAGGCAGGACAGGCAGCGGTCGATATGGGTGACGATCTCCTTGTCGGCCGGGCGGCCATTCTCCAGCATGTCCTTGATGAGATAGATGCGGCCGCGCGGCGAATCCAGTTCGTTGCCAAGCGTCACATAGGTCGGGCAGGTGGCGGTGCAGAAGCCGCAATGCACGCATTTGCGCAGGATCTTCTCCGATTCCGCGACATGCGGATCGGCGAGCTGGGCAAGGGAGAAGTTAGTTTGCATTATCTTAGCCTTGGGCCATGCGGCCTGGGTTCAGGATGGTCTTAGGATCGAACTCGGCCTTCATGCGC
This region of Mesorhizobium sp. C432A genomic DNA includes:
- the glcF gene encoding glycolate oxidase subunit GlcF — translated: MQTNFSLAQLADPHVAESEKILRKCVHCGFCTATCPTYVTLGNELDSPRGRIYLIKDMLENGRPADKEIVTHIDRCLSCLACMTTCPSGVNYMHLVDHARAHIEETYKRPLLDRLTRAMLAFVLPYPARFRAALKLARLGKPFIRLFEKVSALKPLSAMLKLAPASIPTVSPMASSGIHAGQGTKRGRVAILTGCAQSVLDPAINETTIALLTRLGVEVVVPQGEACCGALVHHMGREAAALASARQNVDAWTRAIDQGGLDAIVITASGCGTTIKDYGFMLRLDPAYADKAARVSALARDITEYLASLDLPEPVRKPGTVVAYHSACSMQHGQKITRQPKELLSKAGFVVREPREGHLCCGSAGTYNILQPEISARLRDRKVKNIEATDAEIVATGNIGCITQIASAAKLPVVHTIKLLDWAYGGPKPEGVSEGNLVAAE
- a CDS encoding bifunctional 5,10-methylenetetrahydrofolate dehydrogenase/5,10-methenyltetrahydrofolate cyclohydrolase, encoding MSPPDDSRYLRGGPVAQRIMASVREDAAIATAEGFPPKLVSITVGDTAAVDVYVRNQRAKAALAGIGFEERRFPADISAGELEAAIHGLNADPRVTGIIIQRPVPAHIPIKTLQAAVHPLKDVEGMHPASIGNIVYNQLDLAPCTAAASVELLKETGLDLKGLEVVVVGHSEIVGKPIAFLLMSEGATVTVCHHMTRSVAAHARRADALFVAVGKPRLIKADMVKPGAAVIDIGINSEIGPDGTSRIVGDVDTESVKEVASWITPVPGGVGPITVAILLRNTMVALSRQRARYQATYGVVDRLAAE